A DNA window from Pseudomonas sp. B21-056 contains the following coding sequences:
- a CDS encoding sensor histidine kinase encodes MSPVPESGLMPSAEQASRPGLEQAFSLFNQMSSQLTDSYSLLEARVTELKGELAVVSAQRMQELAEKERLANRLQNLLDLLPGGVIVIDAHGFVREANPAACELLGLPLEGELWRHVIARCFAPREDDGHEVSLKDGRRLSISTRSLDAEPGQLVLLNDLTETRHLQDQLARHERLSSLGRMVASLAHQIRTPLSAALLYASHLTEQQLPMETQQRFAGRLKERLHELEHQVRDMLVFARGELPLTDRITPKALLQSLQAAASTHVRDLPIRWQCDSHAGELLCNRDTLVGAVLNLIENAIQASGEDVRLKVHLYRRDNTLRLCVSDNGGGIEPAVLARLGEPFFTTKTTGTGLGLTVVKAVARAHQGELQLRSRLGRGTCALVLLPLFSGAPEVE; translated from the coding sequence ATGTCTCCTGTCCCTGAGTCGGGGCTCATGCCGTCCGCCGAGCAGGCAAGCCGGCCTGGACTTGAGCAGGCGTTTTCGCTGTTCAACCAGATGTCCAGCCAGTTGACCGATTCCTACAGCCTGCTCGAAGCCCGGGTGACCGAGCTCAAGGGCGAGCTGGCGGTGGTCAGCGCCCAGCGCATGCAAGAGTTGGCGGAAAAGGAGCGTCTGGCCAATCGCTTGCAGAATCTGCTCGACCTGTTGCCTGGCGGTGTCATCGTCATCGACGCCCATGGTTTCGTTCGCGAAGCCAACCCGGCGGCCTGCGAGTTGCTCGGGTTGCCCCTCGAAGGTGAGCTGTGGCGACACGTCATTGCTCGCTGTTTTGCTCCCCGTGAGGATGACGGCCATGAAGTATCCCTCAAGGACGGCAGGCGCCTGTCCATCTCGACACGCTCGCTGGATGCCGAGCCCGGACAGCTGGTGTTGCTCAACGACCTGACTGAAACCCGTCACCTGCAGGACCAGTTGGCTCGTCATGAGCGCCTGTCGTCCCTCGGTCGCATGGTTGCATCGCTGGCTCATCAGATTCGCACGCCGCTGTCCGCCGCGCTGCTGTACGCCAGTCATCTGACCGAACAGCAACTGCCGATGGAAACCCAGCAGCGCTTCGCTGGGCGCCTGAAAGAGCGCCTTCACGAACTCGAGCATCAGGTGCGGGACATGCTGGTGTTCGCCCGTGGCGAGCTGCCCTTGACCGACCGCATCACCCCCAAGGCCCTGCTGCAATCCCTGCAGGCAGCGGCATCGACCCATGTACGGGATCTGCCGATCCGCTGGCAGTGCGATAGCCATGCCGGGGAGCTGCTCTGCAACCGCGATACCCTGGTGGGCGCAGTGTTGAACCTCATCGAAAATGCCATCCAGGCCAGTGGCGAAGACGTACGGCTGAAGGTGCACCTGTATCGCCGCGACAATACCTTGCGCCTGTGTGTCAGTGACAATGGTGGCGGTATCGAACCAGCAGTGCTGGCGCGTCTCGGCGAGCCGTTCTTCACGACCAAGACCACCGGGACCGGCCTCGGCCTGACTGTGGTCAAGGCTGTGGCCCGTGCTCATCAGGGAGAATTGCAACTGCGTTCGCGGCTGGGGCGTGGCACCTGTGCGCTGGTGCTCCTGCCGCTGTTTTCCGGTGCGCCGGAGGTGGAGTGA
- a CDS encoding sigma-54-dependent transcriptional regulator, which translates to MAIKVLLVEDDRALREALADTLVLAGHDYAAVGSAEDALLAVGRETFSLVVSDVNMPGMDGHQLLGLLRARQPQLPVLLMTAHGAVERAVDAMRQGAADYLVKPFEPKALLDLVARHALGAPVVEGDGPVALEPASAQLLELAARVARSDSTVLISGESGTGKEVLARYIHQQSRRANEPFIAINCAAIPDNMLEATLFGHEKGSFTGAIAAQAGKFEQADGGTILLDEISEMPLGLQAKLLRVLQEREVERVGGRKPISLDIRVVATTNRDLSGEVAAGRFREDLFYRLSVFPLAWRPLRERTADILPLAERLLARHVNKMKHAAARLSAEARACLIAYPWPGNVRELDNAIQRALILQQGGLIQPEDFCLTGPVACAPLPTLAPAPLKVEMESESAGALEDDLRRREFQMIIDTLRAERGRRKEAAERLGISPRTLRYKLAQMRDAGMDVEAYLFAS; encoded by the coding sequence ATGGCGATCAAGGTGTTGCTGGTTGAGGATGACCGGGCCCTGCGCGAAGCGCTGGCCGACACGCTGGTGCTGGCCGGGCACGATTACGCTGCCGTCGGCTCGGCGGAAGATGCGCTGCTGGCCGTGGGTCGGGAAACCTTCAGTCTGGTGGTCAGCGATGTAAACATGCCGGGCATGGACGGCCATCAACTGCTTGGGCTGTTGCGTGCTCGGCAGCCTCAGTTGCCGGTCTTGCTGATGACGGCTCATGGCGCTGTCGAGCGAGCAGTGGACGCCATGCGTCAGGGGGCGGCGGATTACCTGGTCAAGCCGTTCGAGCCCAAGGCACTGCTCGATCTGGTGGCTCGTCATGCGTTGGGCGCTCCTGTGGTCGAGGGGGACGGCCCGGTGGCACTCGAGCCAGCCAGCGCACAATTGCTTGAATTGGCTGCACGGGTCGCGCGCAGCGATTCAACCGTGTTGATTTCCGGTGAGTCGGGTACCGGCAAGGAAGTGTTGGCGCGCTACATCCACCAGCAATCCCGTCGCGCCAACGAACCGTTCATCGCGATCAACTGCGCGGCGATTCCCGACAACATGCTCGAGGCGACGCTGTTCGGCCACGAAAAGGGTTCGTTTACCGGCGCCATTGCGGCCCAGGCCGGCAAGTTCGAGCAGGCCGACGGTGGCACCATTCTGCTTGATGAGATTTCCGAAATGCCCTTGGGGCTGCAAGCCAAGCTGTTGCGGGTATTGCAGGAGCGGGAAGTGGAGCGGGTAGGGGGGCGCAAACCCATCAGCCTGGATATTCGCGTAGTCGCGACCACCAACCGTGACCTGTCCGGTGAAGTGGCAGCGGGTCGTTTTCGGGAGGACCTTTTCTACCGTCTGTCGGTATTTCCTCTCGCCTGGCGTCCATTGCGCGAGCGCACTGCCGATATCCTGCCGCTGGCCGAGCGTCTGCTGGCCCGGCACGTCAATAAAATGAAGCATGCAGCGGCCAGATTGTCGGCCGAGGCACGGGCCTGCCTGATCGCTTATCCCTGGCCCGGTAATGTGCGGGAGCTGGATAACGCCATTCAGCGTGCGTTGATTCTGCAGCAGGGTGGTTTGATCCAGCCGGAAGATTTTTGCCTGACAGGTCCCGTGGCGTGCGCGCCGTTGCCGACACTGGCGCCAGCCCCGCTGAAAGTGGAGATGGAAAGCGAGTCGGCCGGTGCGCTGGAGGATGACCTGCGGCGGCGCGAATTCCAGATGATCATCGATACCCTGCGCGCCGAACGCGGCCGTCGCAAGGAAGCGGCCGAACGCCTGGGTATCAGCCCGCGCACCCTGCGCTACAAACTGGCGCAGATGCGTGACGCGGGGATGGATGTGGAGGCCTATCTGTTCGCCAGTTGA
- the fliE gene encoding flagellar hook-basal body complex protein FliE, with amino-acid sequence MSQGIEFNRLMLDMRAMQMDAMSQPKSVAVPQVGGSSFSDMLGQAVNKVNDTQQASNQLASAFEIGKSGVDLTDVMISSQKATVSFQALTQVRNKLVQAYQDIMQMPV; translated from the coding sequence ATGAGCCAAGGTATTGAATTTAATCGGTTGATGCTGGACATGCGGGCCATGCAAATGGACGCCATGTCGCAGCCCAAATCGGTTGCGGTCCCCCAGGTGGGCGGCAGCAGTTTTTCCGACATGCTGGGTCAGGCCGTCAATAAAGTGAACGATACCCAGCAGGCGTCGAACCAACTGGCCAGTGCTTTTGAAATTGGCAAAAGTGGCGTCGACCTGACCGACGTCATGATCTCTTCGCAGAAAGCCACTGTCTCGTTCCAGGCACTGACCCAGGTTCGCAACAAACTGGTCCAGGCCTACCAAGACATCATGCAGATGCCGGTCTAA
- the fliF gene encoding flagellar basal-body MS-ring/collar protein FliF, with the protein MAEAAVDNVPAKATPPDGKPPLFGLSFLENLSEMTMLRQVGLLVGLAASVAIGFAVVLWSQQPDYRPLYGSLAGMDAKQVMETLASADIPYTVEPNSGALLVKADDVARARLKLAAAGVTPTDGNIGFEILDKDQGLGTSQFMEATRYRRGLEGELARTISSLNNVKGARVHLAIPKSSVFVRDERKPSASVLVELYPGRSLEPGQVLAIVNLVATSVPELSKSQITVVDQKGTLLSDQAENSELTMAGKQFDYSRRMEGMLTQRVHNILQPILGNDRYKAEVSADVDFSAVESTSEQFNPDQPALRSEQSVNEQRTASNGPQGVPGALSNQPPSPASAPQTTGGATASASMVQPGQPLVDANGQQIMDPATGQPMLAPYPADKRQQSTKNFELDRSISHTKQQQGRLTRLSVAVVVDDQVKVNPANGETSRAPWSADELARFTRLVQDAVGFDASRGDSVSVVNVPFSSERGEVIADIPFYSQPWFWDVVKQVLGVVFILVLVFGVLRPVLNNITNGGKNKQLAGLGDVELGGMGGLDGELANDRVSLGGPQSILLPSPSEGYDAQLNAIKSLVAEDPGRVAQVVKEWINADE; encoded by the coding sequence ATGGCAGAAGCAGCCGTAGATAACGTTCCAGCCAAAGCCACCCCGCCAGACGGCAAACCGCCGTTGTTCGGGCTGTCCTTCCTGGAAAACCTCTCCGAGATGACCATGCTGCGTCAGGTGGGCCTGTTGGTCGGCCTGGCTGCCAGTGTGGCAATTGGTTTCGCCGTGGTGCTGTGGTCCCAGCAGCCAGACTACCGTCCTTTGTACGGCAGCCTGGCGGGTATGGATGCCAAGCAAGTCATGGAAACCCTGGCTTCCGCCGACATTCCCTATACCGTCGAGCCGAATTCTGGCGCCTTGCTGGTCAAGGCCGACGACGTGGCGCGTGCGCGCCTGAAGCTGGCCGCCGCCGGCGTGACGCCTACCGATGGCAACATCGGTTTCGAGATTCTCGACAAGGACCAGGGCCTGGGCACCAGCCAGTTCATGGAAGCGACCCGTTATCGTCGTGGCCTGGAAGGCGAGCTGGCACGTACTATCTCCAGCCTGAACAACGTCAAGGGTGCCCGTGTGCACCTGGCGATTCCGAAAAGCTCGGTGTTCGTGCGCGACGAGCGCAAGCCAAGCGCGTCGGTCCTGGTTGAACTGTATCCCGGCCGCTCCCTGGAGCCAGGCCAGGTCCTTGCCATCGTCAATCTGGTGGCGACCAGTGTGCCCGAGTTGAGCAAGTCCCAGATCACCGTGGTCGACCAGAAAGGCACCTTGCTGTCCGACCAGGCGGAAAATTCCGAACTGACCATGGCCGGCAAGCAATTCGATTACAGCCGTCGCATGGAAGGCATGCTGACCCAGCGGGTGCACAACATCCTGCAACCGATCCTGGGGAACGATCGCTATAAAGCCGAAGTCTCGGCCGACGTGGATTTCAGCGCTGTCGAATCGACGTCCGAGCAGTTCAACCCCGATCAACCGGCGTTGCGCAGCGAGCAGTCGGTGAACGAGCAGCGCACCGCCAGCAATGGCCCGCAAGGCGTACCCGGTGCCCTGAGCAACCAGCCGCCATCGCCGGCCAGTGCACCGCAGACCACCGGTGGTGCTACTGCCTCCGCGAGCATGGTGCAGCCAGGCCAGCCGCTGGTCGACGCCAACGGCCAGCAGATCATGGACCCGGCCACCGGCCAGCCGATGCTCGCGCCGTACCCGGCCGACAAGCGTCAACAATCGACCAAGAATTTCGAGCTCGACCGCTCCATCAGCCACACCAAGCAACAGCAGGGCCGTTTGACCCGTCTGTCGGTTGCGGTGGTGGTGGATGACCAGGTCAAGGTCAATCCGGCCAACGGCGAAACCAGCCGTGCGCCATGGAGCGCCGACGAATTGGCGCGCTTCACTCGCCTGGTCCAGGACGCCGTCGGTTTCGACGCCAGCCGTGGCGACAGCGTCAGTGTGGTCAACGTGCCGTTCTCCTCGGAGCGTGGTGAAGTCATCGCCGATATTCCGTTTTATTCGCAACCCTGGTTCTGGGATGTGGTCAAGCAAGTATTGGGCGTGGTGTTCATCCTGGTGCTGGTGTTCGGTGTCCTGCGTCCGGTGCTCAACAACATTACCAATGGCGGCAAGAACAAGCAGTTGGCTGGCTTGGGCGATGTAGAGCTGGGAGGCATGGGCGGCCTGGATGGCGAATTGGCTAACGATCGCGTCAGCCTCGGCGGGCCGCAGAGCATTCTGCTGCCAAGCCCGAGCGAAGGTTATGACGCTCAGTTGAACGCCATCAAGAGTCTGGTGGCAGAAGACCCGGGTCGTGTGGCCCAGGTCGTGAAAGAGTGGATCAACGCAGATGAGTGA
- the fliG gene encoding flagellar motor switch protein FliG: MSDNRAAVAKLSRVDKAAILLLSLGSTDAAQVLRHMGPKEVQRVGVAMAQMGNVHREQVEQVMSEFVDIVGDQTSLGVGSDDYVRKMLTQALGEDKANGLIDRILLGGNTSGLDSLKWMEPRAVADVIRYEHPQIQAIVVAYLDPDQAGEVLGNFDHKVRLDIILRVSSLNTVQPAALKELNQILEKQFSGNSNASRTTLGGIKRAADIMNFLDSSIEGQLMDSIREFDEDLSGQIEDLMFVFNNLSDVDDRGIQALLREVSSDVLVLALKGSDEGVKEKIFKNMSKRAAELLRDDLEAKGPVRVSDVETAQKEILTIARRMAEAGEIVLGGKGGEEMI; this comes from the coding sequence ATGAGTGATAATCGAGCCGCTGTTGCCAAATTGTCCCGGGTCGACAAAGCCGCGATTCTGCTGCTGTCCCTGGGCTCGACCGACGCCGCCCAGGTGCTGCGCCACATGGGGCCCAAGGAGGTCCAGCGTGTGGGCGTGGCCATGGCCCAGATGGGGAATGTGCACCGCGAGCAGGTCGAGCAGGTGATGAGCGAGTTCGTCGACATCGTTGGCGATCAGACCAGCCTGGGCGTCGGTTCCGACGACTACGTGCGCAAGATGCTCACCCAGGCCCTGGGCGAGGACAAGGCCAACGGCCTGATCGACCGGATCCTGCTGGGTGGCAATACCAGCGGCCTGGACAGCCTCAAATGGATGGAACCGCGGGCAGTGGCCGATGTGATCCGCTACGAGCACCCGCAGATCCAGGCAATCGTGGTGGCGTATCTCGACCCGGATCAGGCCGGCGAAGTGCTGGGCAACTTCGACCACAAGGTGCGACTGGACATCATTCTGCGGGTGTCTTCGCTCAACACCGTGCAGCCGGCGGCCCTGAAAGAATTGAACCAGATTCTCGAGAAACAGTTCTCGGGCAACTCCAATGCCTCGCGCACCACCCTGGGTGGTATCAAGCGCGCGGCGGACATCATGAACTTCCTCGACAGCTCGATCGAAGGTCAACTGATGGACTCGATCCGCGAGTTCGACGAAGACCTGTCCGGTCAGATCGAAGACCTCATGTTCGTGTTCAACAACCTGTCCGATGTCGACGACCGTGGCATCCAGGCGCTGTTGCGCGAGGTGTCCTCCGACGTGCTGGTCCTGGCGCTCAAGGGTTCGGACGAGGGTGTCAAGGAGAAGATTTTCAAGAACATGTCCAAACGGGCGGCCGAACTGTTGCGCGACGACCTCGAGGCCAAGGGCCCGGTGCGCGTCAGCGACGTGGAAACCGCGCAGAAGGAAATCCTCACCATCGCCCGCCGCATGGCCGAAGCCGGAGAGATCGTGCTCGGTGGCAAGGGCGGCGAAGAGATGATCTAA
- the fliH gene encoding flagellar assembly protein FliH, which yields MSAKSDDSPSGLIRARDVGGFDVWSLPSFDPHVPEPEPEPVEELPEMEEVPLEEVQPLTLEEVEGIRQEAYNEGFAIGEKEGFHSTTLKVRQEADVALTAKLRALESLMLNLFEPIAEQDTQIEKSLVGLVQHIARQVIQRELAIDSSQIEHVMREALKLLPLGVGNVRLYINPQDFELVKALRERHEETWRIVEDETLLPGGCRVETEHSRIDATIETRIGQIMAKLFDQLHEQALHPATADLSLELPDEPLAADGAELIAAEPDGRDAS from the coding sequence ATGTCTGCCAAGAGTGATGATTCACCCAGCGGCCTGATCCGCGCCCGGGACGTCGGCGGTTTCGACGTCTGGTCGCTGCCCAGCTTCGATCCCCATGTGCCGGAGCCTGAGCCTGAGCCGGTGGAAGAACTGCCGGAGATGGAGGAGGTGCCGCTGGAGGAAGTCCAGCCACTGACCCTCGAAGAAGTCGAAGGCATTCGCCAGGAAGCCTACAACGAAGGCTTTGCCATCGGTGAGAAGGAAGGTTTCCACAGCACCACGCTCAAGGTCCGTCAGGAAGCTGACGTGGCGCTGACGGCCAAGCTGCGGGCCTTGGAATCGCTGATGCTCAACCTGTTCGAGCCCATCGCCGAGCAGGACACCCAGATTGAAAAATCCCTGGTGGGGCTGGTGCAACACATCGCCAGGCAGGTCATCCAGCGAGAGCTGGCCATCGATTCGAGCCAGATCGAGCACGTCATGCGCGAGGCCCTCAAGCTTTTGCCGCTGGGCGTGGGCAACGTGCGGCTGTACATCAATCCCCAGGATTTCGAACTGGTCAAAGCCCTGCGCGAGCGCCATGAGGAAACCTGGCGCATCGTCGAGGATGAAACCCTGTTGCCGGGCGGTTGTCGTGTGGAAACCGAGCACAGCCGTATCGACGCGACCATCGAAACCCGTATCGGCCAGATCATGGCCAAGCTGTTCGACCAATTGCATGAGCAGGCCCTGCACCCGGCTACCGCCGACCTGAGCCTGGAGTTGCCGGACGAGCCCTTGGCCGCGGACGGTGCCGAGTTGATTGCTGCCGAGCCGGATGGCCGCGATGCGTCTTGA
- the fliI gene encoding flagellar protein export ATPase FliI, translating into MRLERTSFGKRLGSYAEATELAGQPILEGRLLRMVGLTLEAEGLRAAMGSRCLVINDDSYHPVQVEAEVMGFSGSKVFLMPVGSVAGIAPGARVVPLADTGRLPMGMSMLGRVLDGAGRALDGKGGMKAEDWVPMDGPTINPLKRDPISVPLDVGIRCINGLLTVGRGQRLGLFAGTGVGKSVLLGMMTRFTEADIIVVGLIGERGREVKEFIEHILGEEGLKRSVVVASPADDAPLMRLRAAMYCTRIAEYFRDKGKNVLLLMDSLTRFAQAQREIALAIGEPPATKGYPPSVFAKLPKLVERAGNAEKGGGSITAFYTVLSEGDDQQDPIADSARGVLDGHIVLSRRLAEEGHYPAIDIEASISRVMPSVISAEHMKRAQQFKQYWSRYQQSRDLISVGAYVPGGDRETDTAINLYPAMAVYLRQSLNDNIGMGASEAHLQTIFAPVAGG; encoded by the coding sequence ATGCGTCTTGAACGCACCAGCTTCGGCAAGCGCCTGGGTAGCTACGCCGAGGCTACCGAGCTGGCCGGCCAGCCGATTCTCGAAGGGCGCCTGTTGCGCATGGTCGGGCTGACCCTCGAAGCCGAGGGCCTGCGTGCCGCCATGGGCAGTCGCTGCCTGGTGATCAACGACGACAGTTACCACCCGGTGCAGGTCGAGGCCGAGGTCATGGGCTTCTCCGGTAGCAAGGTGTTCCTGATGCCGGTGGGCAGCGTCGCCGGGATCGCTCCGGGCGCGCGCGTAGTGCCTCTGGCCGATACCGGTCGCTTGCCCATGGGCATGAGCATGCTCGGTCGGGTGCTGGACGGGGCCGGACGGGCCTTGGACGGCAAGGGTGGGATGAAGGCCGAAGATTGGGTGCCGATGGACGGCCCGACCATCAACCCCCTCAAGCGCGACCCCATCAGCGTCCCGCTGGATGTGGGCATTCGTTGCATCAACGGTTTGTTGACGGTCGGGCGCGGCCAGCGGCTGGGCCTGTTCGCCGGTACAGGCGTGGGCAAGAGTGTGCTGTTGGGCATGATGACCCGCTTCACCGAAGCCGACATCATCGTGGTGGGACTGATTGGCGAGCGGGGTCGCGAGGTGAAGGAGTTCATCGAGCACATCCTCGGTGAAGAGGGCCTCAAGCGTTCTGTCGTGGTGGCATCGCCGGCGGATGATGCGCCATTGATGCGCCTGCGGGCCGCCATGTATTGCACCCGCATTGCCGAGTATTTTCGCGACAAGGGCAAGAATGTCCTGTTGCTGATGGATTCATTGACCCGTTTTGCCCAGGCCCAGCGGGAGATCGCCCTGGCCATCGGCGAGCCGCCGGCGACCAAGGGCTACCCGCCTTCCGTGTTCGCCAAGCTGCCGAAGCTGGTGGAGCGCGCCGGCAACGCCGAGAAGGGCGGCGGCTCGATCACGGCGTTCTACACCGTGCTGTCCGAAGGCGACGACCAGCAAGACCCTATCGCCGACTCGGCGCGAGGCGTGCTCGACGGCCACATCGTCCTGTCCCGGCGCCTGGCCGAAGAAGGTCATTACCCGGCCATCGACATCGAGGCGTCCATCAGCCGGGTCATGCCGTCGGTCATCAGCGCCGAGCACATGAAGCGGGCCCAGCAGTTCAAGCAATACTGGTCGCGCTATCAGCAAAGCCGCGACCTGATCAGCGTCGGCGCCTATGTGCCGGGTGGCGACCGTGAAACCGATACCGCGATCAACCTCTATCCGGCGATGGCTGTCTACCTGCGCCAGAGCCTGAACGACAACATCGGCATGGGCGCCAGCGAAGCGCACCTGCAGACCATCTTCGCCCCGGTTGCCGGCGGGTAA
- the fliJ gene encoding flagellar export protein FliJ, which translates to MATSRAARLAPVVDMAEKAEKTAVQRLAYFQGQVAVAESKLADLENFRFEYQEQWIARGSHGVSGQWLLGYQGFLAQLGTAIDQQRQSLVWHQNNLEKARQSWQEAFARVEGLRKLVQRYIDEARQLEDKREQKLLDELSQRLPRQDSF; encoded by the coding sequence GTGGCCACGAGTCGTGCGGCACGTCTGGCGCCGGTGGTGGACATGGCCGAAAAGGCCGAGAAAACCGCTGTCCAGCGACTGGCCTATTTCCAGGGGCAGGTGGCCGTCGCTGAAAGCAAGCTGGCGGACCTGGAGAATTTCCGCTTCGAATACCAGGAACAATGGATCGCGCGCGGCAGCCATGGCGTTTCCGGCCAGTGGTTGCTGGGTTACCAGGGCTTCCTTGCGCAGTTGGGCACCGCCATCGACCAGCAGCGTCAAAGTCTGGTCTGGCACCAGAACAACCTGGAAAAGGCGCGGCAGAGCTGGCAAGAAGCCTTTGCCCGGGTGGAGGGGCTGCGCAAACTGGTGCAGCGCTATATCGATGAGGCGCGGCAACTGGAAGACAAGCGCGAACAAAAACTGCTGGATGAATTGTCCCAGCGCCTGCCACGCCAGGATTCGTTTTGA
- a CDS encoding fused response regulator/phosphatase, translated as MLSDLESLTVLIAEDSAADRLLLSTIVRRQGHHVLTAADGAEAVEIYTEQRPHLVLMDAMMPVMDGFEAAQKIKRLAGDQLVPIIFLTSLTESEGLARCLEAGGDDFLAKPYNQVILAAKIKAMDRLRRLQATVVEQRDQIARHHDYLLNEQRVAKAVFDKIAHSGCLSAPNIRYLQSPYALFNGDLLLAAFNPAGDMHILLGDFTGHGLPAAVGAMPLAEVFYGMTAKGYGLAQILREMNAKLKRILPVDMFCCATLLCLGFQRCTVEIWNGGMPDGYLHDSLSGVRTPLPARHLPLGVLTPQLFDDRTEVHPMAVGDRIFLLSDGVIDTSDADDQLFGVERLQQVFAANREPDCLFEDIQQALRDFRGEARDDFSMVEVRMVAPTQLNPPPPVYSDSGQSSPLDWSVSFEFRAQTLKRFNPMPYLLQLLLEVHGLRAQSGALYSVLSELYSNALEHGVLGLDSSIKRDASGFARYYMERSTRLDELDTGHIRVHLHVTPHGDGGRLVIEVEDSGQGFDVGRVLARPLDSDRLSGRGVSLVRQLSHQARWSDDGRSVRVEFFWEALA; from the coding sequence ATGTTGTCCGATCTGGAGTCGCTGACGGTCCTGATTGCCGAAGACAGTGCCGCTGACCGACTGCTGTTGTCGACCATTGTCCGCCGCCAGGGCCATCACGTGCTCACCGCAGCCGATGGCGCCGAAGCGGTGGAAATCTATACGGAGCAACGTCCGCACCTGGTGCTGATGGATGCGATGATGCCAGTCATGGATGGGTTCGAGGCGGCGCAGAAGATCAAGCGGTTGGCCGGCGACCAACTGGTGCCGATCATTTTCCTCACGTCATTGACTGAAAGCGAAGGCCTGGCCCGTTGCCTGGAAGCCGGCGGTGACGATTTCCTCGCCAAGCCTTACAACCAGGTGATCCTGGCCGCCAAGATCAAGGCCATGGACCGTTTGCGCCGATTGCAGGCCACGGTCGTCGAGCAGCGCGACCAGATCGCCCGGCACCACGATTACCTGCTCAACGAACAGCGGGTCGCCAAGGCCGTGTTCGACAAGATCGCCCATTCCGGCTGCTTGAGTGCGCCGAATATCCGCTACCTGCAATCGCCCTACGCCCTGTTCAATGGCGACCTGCTGCTGGCTGCGTTCAATCCGGCCGGCGATATGCACATCCTGCTGGGGGATTTCACCGGGCACGGCTTGCCGGCGGCGGTCGGTGCGATGCCGCTGGCGGAAGTGTTCTACGGCATGACCGCCAAAGGCTATGGCCTGGCGCAGATCCTGCGGGAGATGAATGCCAAGCTCAAACGCATCCTGCCGGTGGATATGTTTTGTTGTGCGACGCTGCTCTGCCTGGGTTTCCAGCGCTGCACCGTGGAAATCTGGAATGGCGGCATGCCCGATGGCTACCTGCATGACAGCCTCAGCGGCGTGCGCACGCCGCTGCCGGCACGGCACCTGCCATTGGGGGTGCTCACGCCGCAATTATTCGATGATCGTACCGAAGTGCATCCCATGGCGGTGGGTGACCGGATATTCCTGCTATCTGACGGCGTCATCGACACCAGCGATGCCGATGACCAGTTGTTCGGTGTGGAGCGGCTGCAACAGGTGTTTGCCGCCAACCGTGAGCCCGACTGTCTTTTCGAAGATATCCAGCAGGCCCTGCGGGACTTTCGCGGCGAGGCCCGCGACGATTTCAGCATGGTCGAAGTTCGCATGGTCGCGCCGACGCAACTCAATCCGCCGCCACCGGTCTATTCCGATAGCGGCCAGTCCAGTCCGCTGGACTGGTCGGTGAGTTTCGAGTTTCGGGCCCAGACGCTCAAGCGCTTCAACCCGATGCCGTACCTGCTGCAATTGCTGCTTGAGGTGCACGGGCTCAGGGCTCAGAGTGGCGCTCTCTACAGTGTGCTTTCGGAGCTCTATTCCAATGCCCTGGAGCATGGGGTGCTAGGGCTCGATTCGAGCATCAAGCGCGACGCGTCGGGCTTTGCCCGGTACTACATGGAGCGCAGTACCCGACTGGATGAACTGGACACCGGTCACATCCGGGTACACTTGCATGTCACACCCCACGGCGACGGTGGTCGCCTGGTGATCGAGGTCGAGGACAGCGGTCAGGGCTTTGATGTCGGTCGTGTGCTGGCCCGGCCGCTGGACAGTGATCGGTTGTCGGGACGTGGTGTAAGCCTGGTGCGTCAGTTGAGTCACCAGGCCCGTTGGTCAGACGATGGTCGTAGTGTCCGTGTGGAGTTTTTCTGGGAGGCTCTGGCATAA
- a CDS encoding Hpt domain-containing protein, with the protein MNEIHLDRDVLSTLKEVMEEGYLELLDTFLNDSEARLRVLHEARDAEKLSATAHSFKGSSSNMGAIRLAELCGELEQRAKQPSLGGIEKLVSEIDSEFAHVRNLCREEREGFHC; encoded by the coding sequence GTGAACGAGATTCATCTGGACCGTGACGTGCTCAGCACGTTGAAGGAAGTCATGGAGGAAGGGTATCTGGAATTACTGGATACGTTTCTCAATGACTCAGAGGCACGCCTGCGCGTGCTGCATGAAGCCCGCGATGCCGAAAAGCTGAGCGCCACCGCCCACAGCTTCAAGGGCAGCAGCAGCAACATGGGCGCCATCCGCCTGGCCGAACTGTGCGGTGAGCTGGAACAGCGTGCCAAACAGCCCTCCCTGGGGGGCATCGAGAAGCTGGTCAGCGAAATCGACAGCGAATTTGCTCATGTCCGCAATCTTTGCAGGGAAGAGCGCGAAGGCTTTCACTGCTGA